Proteins co-encoded in one Sandaracinaceae bacterium genomic window:
- a CDS encoding 30S ribosomal protein S1, producing MTDTTQARTANPAAESFAALFEASTTQSDQIQEGDIVSGSVLKVGKDTVVVDIGYKSEGVISIHEFYDANGAVNVAVGDRVDVLVESKENEHGLVMLSKEKADKLKVWDEISAACERDELIEGTITQRVKGGLSVTIPGGVKAFLPGSQVDLRPVRNLDKLLGQTFDFKVIKFNKKRGNIVLSRRVLLEKERDRLKAMTLENLQEDQIVTGTIKNITEYGAFVDLGGIDGLLHITDMSWGRVNHPSEMFDVGDEVTVRVLKYNAETERVSLGLKQTMEDPWNQAADMYAPGKKISGKVVSITDYGAFVELQQGVEGLIHVSEMTWTKPKHPSKVLDMGQEVECIVLDIDAQNKRISLGLKQLEPDPWTVFTDKYNPGDVILGKVRSITDYGVFIGIEDGVDGMVHKSDLSWTQRINNPAELYRKGDEVQAIILSVNDEEKKVSLGIKQLYEDPWMFIPDRYPEGTVVEVRVVSTNEYGAHVELEQNVEGSIPRAEIHHDLSVDPGSVLNAGDIVKAQVIRLDDEDRRITLSLKSAEGSEVRSEMKYDPEAQKSRPRVAAPSSRPSAATLGDLLKGKLGGLSVAPSADADDDDDE from the coding sequence ATGACCGACACAACTCAGGCCCGCACGGCCAACCCCGCCGCCGAATCGTTCGCGGCACTCTTCGAAGCGTCCACCACCCAGTCCGATCAAATCCAGGAAGGCGACATCGTCTCTGGTTCGGTGCTCAAGGTCGGCAAGGACACCGTCGTCGTCGACATCGGCTACAAGTCCGAGGGCGTCATCTCCATCCACGAGTTCTACGACGCCAACGGCGCCGTGAACGTTGCCGTGGGTGACCGCGTGGACGTCCTCGTCGAGAGCAAGGAGAACGAGCACGGGCTCGTCATGCTCTCCAAGGAGAAGGCGGACAAGCTCAAGGTGTGGGACGAGATCAGCGCCGCGTGCGAGCGTGACGAGCTGATCGAGGGCACCATCACCCAGCGCGTGAAGGGCGGCCTCTCGGTCACCATCCCGGGCGGCGTGAAGGCCTTCCTCCCCGGCTCGCAGGTCGACCTCCGCCCCGTGCGGAACCTCGACAAGCTGCTCGGCCAGACCTTCGACTTCAAGGTCATCAAGTTCAACAAGAAGCGCGGGAACATCGTTCTCTCGCGCCGCGTCCTCCTCGAGAAGGAGCGCGACCGCTTGAAGGCCATGACACTGGAGAACCTCCAGGAGGACCAGATCGTCACCGGCACGATCAAGAACATCACCGAGTACGGTGCGTTCGTGGACCTGGGCGGCATCGACGGCCTGCTCCACATCACGGACATGAGCTGGGGCCGCGTCAACCACCCGTCGGAGATGTTCGACGTGGGCGACGAGGTCACCGTGCGCGTCCTCAAGTACAACGCCGAGACCGAGCGCGTCTCTCTGGGTCTCAAGCAGACCATGGAAGACCCGTGGAACCAGGCCGCGGACATGTACGCGCCGGGCAAGAAGATCTCCGGCAAGGTCGTGTCCATCACGGACTACGGCGCCTTCGTGGAGCTCCAGCAGGGCGTCGAGGGCCTCATCCACGTCAGCGAGATGACGTGGACCAAGCCCAAGCACCCCAGCAAGGTGCTCGACATGGGCCAAGAGGTCGAGTGCATCGTCCTCGACATCGACGCGCAGAACAAGCGCATCAGCCTCGGCCTCAAGCAGCTCGAGCCGGATCCGTGGACGGTCTTCACCGACAAGTACAACCCCGGTGACGTCATCCTCGGCAAGGTGCGCTCCATCACGGACTACGGTGTCTTCATCGGCATCGAGGACGGCGTGGACGGCATGGTGCACAAGTCCGACCTCAGCTGGACGCAGCGCATCAACAACCCGGCGGAACTCTACCGCAAGGGCGACGAGGTGCAGGCCATCATCCTCTCGGTCAACGACGAGGAGAAGAAGGTCAGCCTCGGCATCAAGCAGCTCTACGAGGACCCGTGGATGTTCATCCCCGACCGTTACCCCGAGGGTACCGTCGTGGAGGTCCGCGTCGTCAGCACCAACGAGTACGGCGCCCACGTCGAGCTCGAGCAGAACGTCGAAGGCAGCATCCCGCGCGCCGAGATCCACCACGACCTGTCGGTGGACCCGGGCTCGGTGCTCAACGCCGGCGACATCGTCAAGGCTCAGGTCATTCGCCTGGACGACGAGGACCGTCGCATCACGCTGTCCCTCAAGAGCGCCGAGGGCTCCGAGGTCCGCAGCGAGATGAAGTACGACCCCGAGGCTCAGAAGTCGCGCCCGCGCGTGGCTGCCCCGAGCTCGCGGCCGAGCGCGGCTACCCTGGGCGACCTGCTCAAGGGCAAGCTGGGCGGCCTGAGCGTGGCGCCTTCGGCCGACGCGGACGACGACGACGACGAGTGA
- a CDS encoding nitroreductase family deazaflavin-dependent oxidoreductase: protein MAKKQVVRERPEGLDKPWVKPFMNRMTKANVWVYQKTNGLIGSKWRVGAAFPQGVPVCLLTTTGRKSGEERVVPLLYLMEGESVVVVASTGGMPKNPAWFFNIKDNPECEVQVMGKKWRARARVADAAERAQLWPKLVELYFDYDNYQRWTDRVIPVVVLDPI from the coding sequence ATGGCCAAGAAGCAAGTCGTCCGCGAGCGTCCCGAGGGGCTCGACAAGCCCTGGGTGAAGCCCTTCATGAACCGCATGACCAAGGCGAACGTCTGGGTCTACCAGAAGACCAACGGGCTGATTGGGTCCAAGTGGCGCGTGGGCGCCGCGTTCCCGCAGGGCGTTCCCGTGTGCCTGCTGACCACCACGGGCCGCAAGAGCGGTGAAGAGCGCGTGGTGCCGCTGCTCTACCTCATGGAGGGCGAGAGCGTGGTGGTGGTGGCCTCGACGGGCGGCATGCCCAAGAACCCGGCCTGGTTCTTCAACATCAAGGACAACCCCGAGTGCGAGGTGCAGGTCATGGGCAAGAAGTGGCGTGCCCGGGCCCGCGTCGCCGACGCCGCCGAGCGCGCGCAGCTGTGGCCCAAGCTGGTGGAGCTCTACTTCGACTACGACAACTACCAGCGCTGGACCGACCGCGTGATCCCGGTGGTGGTGCTCGACCCCATCTGA
- a CDS encoding carotenoid oxygenase family protein produces the protein MKSTTTAGAIHAALTRNLRREHGFEPMEVEGTLPPDLEGTLYRVGPGLFERFGRRVNHPFEADGAMSAVRIADGQAKGAVRVVRGRGFQEEERAGRHLYSSRARLVDRLPRSLRGLTKNVANTSPVLFQDRLFAQVELSLPTELSADLHTLGEQNFGGVLTQGMSAHPHRVASLRTTFNFHVQYGREPRFELIALPDSGPVRQLGGFTLPWAGLIHDFAVTDKHVCVLLCPAKLVTHRAVLRLGSFDTWFRFHPELGARLLIAPLSAPSEFRTVPLEPFWTWHIANAFEDGEGLVIDLSKYPDLGSLEEIGSGKKSAPPMMERLSVSASGVARFERFSDLPAEFPVVRAERVGHRHRYIWCQAEGRDTPSGILRIDTETGALEAHTAGADEWLGEPVLAPVGEPEQDAYVLTHCLDLTRDRTCVTVLHADRLSDGPVCKLWFDAPLPISFHGAWAPGAPG, from the coding sequence ATGAAGAGCACGACGACCGCGGGCGCCATCCACGCCGCCCTGACCCGCAACCTCCGGCGTGAGCACGGCTTCGAGCCCATGGAAGTGGAGGGGACACTCCCACCCGACCTCGAGGGCACGCTCTACCGCGTGGGCCCCGGGCTCTTCGAGCGCTTCGGGCGCCGCGTGAACCACCCGTTCGAGGCCGACGGCGCGATGAGCGCGGTGCGCATCGCCGACGGCCAGGCCAAAGGGGCCGTGCGCGTGGTGCGTGGTCGCGGCTTCCAAGAAGAAGAGCGCGCGGGGCGCCACCTCTACAGCAGCCGCGCGCGCCTGGTGGACCGCCTGCCGCGGTCGCTGCGCGGGCTCACCAAGAACGTGGCCAACACCAGCCCCGTCCTGTTTCAGGACCGCCTATTCGCGCAGGTGGAGCTCTCGCTGCCCACCGAGCTTTCCGCCGACCTCCACACGCTGGGCGAGCAGAACTTCGGAGGTGTGCTGACCCAGGGCATGAGCGCGCACCCGCACCGCGTGGCGAGCCTCCGCACCACCTTCAACTTCCACGTGCAGTACGGCCGCGAGCCGCGCTTCGAGCTGATTGCGCTGCCGGACAGCGGCCCGGTGCGCCAGCTGGGCGGCTTCACGCTCCCTTGGGCCGGGCTCATCCACGACTTCGCCGTCACCGACAAGCACGTGTGCGTGCTGCTCTGCCCGGCCAAGCTGGTGACGCACCGCGCGGTGCTGCGGTTGGGCTCCTTCGACACCTGGTTCCGCTTCCACCCGGAGCTGGGTGCGCGCCTCCTGATCGCGCCGCTGTCGGCCCCGAGCGAGTTCCGCACGGTGCCCCTCGAGCCCTTCTGGACGTGGCACATCGCCAACGCCTTCGAGGACGGCGAGGGGTTGGTCATCGACCTGTCGAAGTACCCCGACCTGGGCAGCCTCGAGGAGATTGGCTCGGGCAAGAAGTCGGCCCCGCCCATGATGGAGCGGCTCTCGGTGAGCGCCTCCGGCGTGGCCCGCTTCGAGCGCTTCTCGGACCTGCCGGCGGAGTTCCCGGTGGTGCGCGCCGAGCGGGTGGGCCACCGCCATCGGTACATCTGGTGCCAGGCCGAGGGGCGCGACACGCCGAGCGGCATCCTGCGCATCGACACGGAGACGGGCGCCCTCGAGGCCCACACCGCGGGCGCCGACGAGTGGCTGGGTGAGCCCGTGCTGGCCCCCGTGGGCGAGCCCGAACAAGACGCCTACGTGCTGACGCACTGCCTCGACCTCACGCGCGACCGCACCTGCGTGACCGTGCTGCACGCGGACCGCCTCTCGGACGGCCCGGTCTGCAAGCTGTGGTTCGACGCGCCGCTGCCCATCAGCTTTCACGGCGCGTGGGCGCCAGGAGCACCCGGCTAG
- a CDS encoding DUF1244 domain-containing protein, translating into MDAATRTELEAAAFRRLVGHLRGRTDVQNIDLMNLAGFCRNCLSKWYREAAEERGVALSDPAARELVYGMPYEEWKAKHQR; encoded by the coding sequence ATGGACGCCGCCACCCGTACCGAGCTCGAGGCCGCCGCCTTTCGCCGCCTGGTCGGTCACCTGCGCGGTCGCACCGATGTGCAGAACATCGACCTCATGAACCTGGCGGGGTTCTGCCGGAACTGCCTGTCCAAGTGGTACCGCGAGGCCGCCGAGGAGCGCGGTGTGGCGCTGAGCGACCCGGCCGCGCGCGAGCTGGTCTACGGAATGCCCTACGAGGAGTGGAAGGCGAAGCACCAGCGCTGA
- a CDS encoding MaoC family dehydratase, protein MSLKTNPGNYFEDFVTGATLVHAVPRTITEGDQALYVGLTGDRYPLHCSAEFARTLGYQRETVNDLLVFHMVFGKTVNDVSLNAVANLGYASVKFHLPVYPGDTVRTVSEVIGKKENSSGKNGVVWVRSTGTNQRGETVLSFYRWVMVNKRDGNTPTGANDEPAMPKEVPVSELVVPAHLDLSHFPAWAAGGRAFLDDYQVGERIDHVDGMTIEESEHAIATRLYQNTAKVHFDSHQAKNTRFGKRLMYGGHVISVARALSYNGLENALGILAWNGGAHANPTFAGDTLYAYSEVLDKQPLPGRTDCGALRVRLVAVKNVDLATEEVPLKVEGKYHPSVVLDLDYWLLMPTGK, encoded by the coding sequence ATGTCGCTGAAGACGAACCCGGGCAACTACTTCGAAGACTTCGTGACCGGCGCCACCTTGGTGCACGCCGTGCCGCGCACCATCACGGAGGGCGACCAGGCTCTCTACGTGGGCCTCACTGGCGACCGCTACCCGCTGCACTGCTCGGCGGAGTTCGCGCGCACGCTGGGCTACCAGCGCGAGACCGTGAACGACCTGTTGGTCTTCCACATGGTCTTCGGCAAGACGGTGAACGACGTCTCGCTCAACGCCGTGGCCAACCTGGGCTACGCGTCCGTGAAGTTCCACCTGCCGGTGTATCCCGGTGACACGGTGCGCACGGTCAGCGAGGTCATCGGCAAGAAGGAGAACAGCAGCGGCAAGAACGGCGTGGTGTGGGTGCGCAGCACGGGCACCAACCAGCGCGGCGAGACGGTGCTCTCGTTCTACCGCTGGGTGATGGTCAACAAGCGCGACGGCAACACCCCCACGGGCGCCAACGACGAGCCCGCCATGCCGAAGGAAGTTCCGGTCAGCGAGCTGGTGGTCCCAGCGCACCTCGACCTCTCCCACTTCCCCGCGTGGGCCGCCGGTGGCCGTGCCTTCCTCGACGACTACCAGGTGGGCGAGCGCATCGACCACGTGGACGGCATGACCATCGAGGAGTCCGAGCACGCGATCGCCACGCGCCTCTACCAGAACACCGCCAAGGTCCACTTCGACTCGCACCAGGCCAAGAACACGCGCTTCGGCAAGCGGCTCATGTACGGCGGTCACGTCATCAGCGTGGCGCGCGCGCTGTCCTACAACGGGCTCGAGAACGCGCTGGGCATCCTGGCGTGGAACGGCGGCGCGCACGCCAACCCCACGTTCGCAGGCGACACGCTCTACGCCTACAGCGAGGTGCTGGACAAGCAGCCGCTGCCCGGCCGCACGGACTGCGGCGCGCTGCGCGTGCGCCTGGTGGCCGTGAAGAACGTGGACCTCGCCACCGAAGAGGTGCCGCTCAAGGTGGAGGGCAAGTACCACCCGAGCGTGGTGCTCGACCTCGACTACTGGTTGCTCATGCCCACCGGCAAGTGA
- the lipB gene encoding lipoyl(octanoyl) transferase LipB: MIPRAPRHLDVYRVGVMPYDAAHALQRTLVEARKAGTIGDTLLLLEHLPVLTLGRGAKADNILFSREVLTAQGVSVEEVGRGGDVTYHGPGQLVGYPIIDLHPDRQDVRKYVASLEETMIRTAADYGVTAARMEGFNGAWVDGERKIGAVGVRISRWVTMHGFALNNTTELSHFQLIVPCGITDKGVTSLERETGQGVPMRELEDRAAHHFASIYEADVSWHEGPPVLPETPA; the protein is encoded by the coding sequence GTGATCCCGCGCGCGCCACGCCACCTCGACGTGTACCGCGTGGGGGTCATGCCCTACGACGCGGCCCACGCGCTCCAGCGCACGCTAGTGGAGGCGCGCAAGGCGGGCACCATCGGCGACACGCTGCTGCTGCTGGAGCACCTCCCGGTGCTCACTCTCGGGCGTGGCGCCAAGGCCGACAACATCCTCTTCAGCCGCGAGGTGCTGACGGCTCAAGGGGTCAGCGTGGAGGAAGTGGGGCGCGGCGGCGACGTGACCTATCACGGCCCCGGGCAGCTGGTGGGCTACCCCATCATCGACCTGCACCCCGACCGCCAGGACGTGCGCAAGTACGTGGCCTCGCTCGAGGAGACCATGATCCGCACGGCCGCGGACTACGGCGTCACGGCTGCACGCATGGAGGGGTTCAACGGCGCCTGGGTGGACGGCGAGCGCAAGATCGGCGCGGTGGGGGTGCGCATCAGCCGCTGGGTCACCATGCACGGCTTCGCGCTCAACAACACCACCGAGCTGTCGCACTTCCAGCTCATCGTGCCGTGCGGCATCACCGACAAGGGCGTCACCTCGCTCGAGCGTGAGACGGGTCAGGGCGTGCCCATGCGGGAGCTGGAAGACCGCGCCGCGCACCACTTCGCGTCCATCTACGAAGCGGACGTGAGCTGGCACGAGGGGCCGCCCGTGCTCCCCGAGACGCCGGCCTGA
- the lpdA gene encoding dihydrolipoyl dehydrogenase, translating to MSDKSYEAIVIGGGPGGYVAAIRLAQLGIKTLCVEKEEMGGICLNWGCIPSKALIAATNLVQKIQTASDMGITVSDVSVDVAKMQAWKDGIVKKLTGGITSLVKGNGADIVIGDAALTGPREVQVVTATGETLTFDASKAIVIATGTQVIRIPGFEPDGETIITAREAVSLQSAPKSMCIIGGGVIGLELGMVYMKLGTKVTVVELTNQLLPGVDLDMVKVVQKHLKKGGVDVRLETKAVACEKTAGGVRVTVEGGGKKETIEADILLVAVGFKPNTAGLGLDAVGVALDPRGHVIVDQQLRTNVDGIYAIGDVKGGPYLAHKASAEAEICAEVIAGHNRATDWRSIPAAIFTEPEIATAGMSETQAIAAGRNIKIGKFPFAASGRAMAVRETDGFIKTIVDADTNQVLGVGIVGPEASDLISEAALAIEMDAFAEDVALTVHPHPTLGEGMMESFKHAIGEAVHVMNKK from the coding sequence ATGTCCGACAAGTCCTACGAAGCCATCGTCATCGGAGGCGGCCCTGGTGGCTACGTCGCCGCCATCCGTCTCGCCCAGCTGGGCATCAAGACCCTGTGCGTCGAGAAAGAGGAGATGGGCGGCATCTGCCTCAACTGGGGCTGCATTCCGAGCAAGGCGCTCATCGCGGCCACCAACCTGGTGCAGAAGATCCAGACCGCCAGCGACATGGGCATCACGGTCAGCGACGTGTCCGTGGACGTGGCCAAGATGCAGGCCTGGAAAGACGGCATCGTCAAGAAGCTCACGGGCGGCATCACCTCGCTCGTGAAGGGCAACGGCGCGGACATCGTGATCGGTGACGCAGCGCTCACGGGCCCGCGCGAAGTGCAGGTGGTCACGGCCACGGGCGAGACGCTCACCTTCGACGCCAGCAAGGCCATCGTCATCGCCACGGGCACGCAGGTCATCCGCATCCCCGGCTTCGAGCCGGACGGCGAGACCATCATCACCGCGCGCGAGGCCGTGTCGCTGCAGTCGGCGCCCAAGAGCATGTGCATCATCGGCGGTGGCGTCATCGGCCTCGAGCTGGGCATGGTCTACATGAAGCTCGGCACCAAGGTCACGGTGGTGGAGCTCACCAACCAGCTGCTGCCGGGCGTGGACCTCGACATGGTCAAGGTGGTGCAGAAGCACCTCAAGAAGGGCGGCGTGGACGTGCGCCTCGAGACCAAGGCGGTGGCCTGCGAGAAGACCGCCGGTGGCGTGCGCGTGACCGTCGAGGGTGGCGGAAAGAAAGAGACCATCGAGGCCGACATCCTGCTCGTGGCGGTGGGCTTCAAGCCCAACACGGCAGGGCTCGGGCTCGACGCAGTGGGCGTGGCGCTCGACCCGCGCGGCCACGTCATCGTGGACCAGCAGCTGCGCACCAACGTGGACGGCATCTACGCCATCGGCGACGTCAAGGGCGGGCCCTACCTGGCGCACAAGGCGTCGGCCGAGGCGGAGATCTGCGCCGAGGTCATCGCGGGCCACAACCGCGCCACCGACTGGCGCAGCATCCCCGCCGCCATCTTCACCGAGCCGGAGATCGCCACGGCCGGCATGAGCGAGACGCAGGCCATCGCGGCGGGTCGCAACATCAAGATCGGCAAGTTCCCGTTCGCGGCCAGCGGTCGCGCCATGGCCGTGCGCGAGACCGACGGCTTCATCAAGACCATCGTGGACGCCGACACCAACCAGGTGCTGGGCGTGGGCATCGTGGGCCCCGAGGCCAGCGACCTGATCAGCGAGGCCGCCCTGGCCATCGAGATGGACGCGTTCGCGGAGGACGTGGCGCTCACCGTGCACCCGCACCCCACCCTGGGCGAAGGCATGATGGAGTCGTTCAAGCACGCCATCGGCGAGGCCGTCCACGTGATGAACAAGAAGTGA